CCACATTGGACTCTTCTAGCGTCCACCCACCCGCATCATCCCGCCGCAGTGAAGCCAGTAACGCCTCACCATCATGCTCCATGCGAGAGAGCACCATCTGCTCACCAATTTGATTCACCACCGTAGTACTGAGCCACCAGAGCAATAACATAAACAGCGTCAGTGACGTACCAAGGCCTAAGTGTAAACGCCCCTGTAACGACTTCACTTCGACTCCCCACGAAAAACATAACCCTGCCCCCGGCGTGTTTCAAAAAGTGATTTTCCGAGTTTATTGCGCAACCGCTTCACATACACTTCAATCACATTACTATCACGATCCGCATCCCCCTCATACACATGCTCAGTAAGGCGGTTTTTTGAAAGAATAATCCCGGGGTGACTCATAAAATAGCGTAACAACCGGTATTCAGTACCCGTAAGTGGATGTGACTCTCCTGATGAAGTAGTAGCGACTTGCCGCTCCTCATCCAGGCTCACCCCCGCCACCTCAAAACCGGGTGCCGCCTCTCCATGAGCACGCCGCACCAGCGCATTCACTCGCGCCAGCAACTCCTCAATATGAAAGGGTTTACCTAGATAGTCATCGGCTCCCGCTTTAAGCCCATCAACCCGCTCATGCCAAGCATCACGCGCCGTTAACACCAGCACCGGCACTTTATTACCCCGACTGCGCCAGTTTTTTAAAACCTCCAAACCGGAGCGCTGCGGCAAACCAAGATCCAAAATAACAAGATCATAAGGCTCTTCATCCCCCATAAACTCGCCATCAACACCGTTGTGAACCCGGTCCACCGCATAACCTGCTTTACGCAGTGCCTGCTGAATAGCATCGACGATTGCAAAGTCATCTTCAACAATTAAAATACGCACCGCTACTCCTGCTCACGCTTAATGATTTCGCCGCTGGTAGCATCGATCTTTAACTCCCACACCCGCCCTTGTTGATCCAGCATCTCAATCTCATAGATAATCTTACCCCGCTCCTGCTCTAGCTCCACCTCAAGAATATGACCCTCAATCTCACCGCGACTGATCACCAAAATGTCCTCAAGGGGAAGAATCTCCCCCCGTTGCAACAGCTCGATAGCTCGCAACTGATCATCATCACTCAAAGCCGGTGTAAACAGCAGAGCCAACATCATCAACAACGAAAATTGTGTTAATCGTCCCATTTTCCAAACCCCGGAATAGTTACTTGGTGTTCATCATATGACCCCTTATCCGCCTGCGTATGGCACACCTCGCAGCGGCTAAAAGAGACCACCTCAGGATTATCTTCTACCACACGCCGTGACAACTCATCATGCTTACGAATAAAATAACGCGTCTCAGTAATCCGCAGCGGTGTCTCATTATAAGAGAGCGACTTCATCATCGCCCTTGAGCGCTTGTAATTGGCATGATCAGCCGCATTTTCCATAAGGTACTGGGTTAAACGCTGTTGCACATCACTCTCCAACTCAGCATTTTCACCAAAGTGATCATCCAGACTACCCATCATCTTCTGCCAAGAGCGTGCGGGCAAAAAACCGGGCTGATAAGCCATATGGCAATCAGCACACTCCTCACCATAGGCTACATTAGTTACCGGTGCCACATCCAGCGAGCCGCCCCGATACTTATCATCATCGTCATCACCAATGGCACAACCTGTCATTAAAACACCCGATGTTAAAAGAATTGCCAACAAACTATTTGAAAAACTCATCACACT
The genomic region above belongs to Gammaproteobacteria bacterium and contains:
- a CDS encoding response regulator transcription factor: MRILIVEDDFAIVDAIQQALRKAGYAVDRVHNGVDGEFMGDEEPYDLVILDLGLPQRSGLEVLKNWRSRGNKVPVLVLTARDAWHERVDGLKAGADDYLGKPFHIEELLARVNALVRRAHGEAAPGFEVAGVSLDEERQVATTSSGESHPLTGTEYRLLRYFMSHPGIILSKNRLTEHVYEGDADRDSNVIEVYVKRLRNKLGKSLFETRRGQGYVFRGESK
- a CDS encoding PepSY domain-containing protein — encoded protein: MGRLTQFSLLMMLALLFTPALSDDDQLRAIELLQRGEILPLEDILVISRGEIEGHILEVELEQERGKIIYEIEMLDQQGRVWELKIDATSGEIIKREQE
- a CDS encoding diheme cytochrome c — its product is MSFSNSLLAILLTSGVLMTGCAIGDDDDDKYRGGSLDVAPVTNVAYGEECADCHMAYQPGFLPARSWQKMMGSLDDHFGENAELESDVQQRLTQYLMENAADHANYKRSRAMMKSLSYNETPLRITETRYFIRKHDELSRRVVEDNPEVVSFSRCEVCHTQADKGSYDEHQVTIPGFGKWDD